Proteins co-encoded in one Alcanivorax sp. genomic window:
- a CDS encoding response regulator: MANRSLHSRLMVMAVLPAMLAALLVGGYALISHLLNVQESNAERQQLMTESFAAQLQSIRPNDTQTQRALLRALLEEDDVRAANLEFFDGRPQQHAGPRLLPTDNARRDANGRLDTGESWHISRDINPGNPATLTIEFTRQGQYVAILESVVTLILIMLAVVIVAMIPALRFGRQLTLPINDMVSAVQRIRDGDLSMTLHSHARGELADLETALRQMVSALADAQTELQQNVDQATQDLRETLETIDIQNIELDMARKEALKASQIKSEFLANMSHEIRTPLNGILGFTKLLGRSDMTPRQQDYLNTIHKSADSLLAIINDILDFSKIEAGKLSLEHSPLNLHDLIEDVQTMLAPMAQERGLEQAAIIYSDVPLNLLGDPQRIRQVLTNLINNAIKFTEKGSVVVRAMLEENRGAEAVIKMTVTDTGSGLRPEQQKTLFSAFTQADQSARRHEGGTGLGLAISKRLVEGMGGEIGIESSEGKGSTFWFTLRAERDPRQRPSMFTEELKHKTVTLVETDEYGRLGLYHMLSHWQMEIREYHSLQHLMEAADQGELPQSDFMVVGVPNLDISQQLQQQVDDLAALGRPMLVLSNNPETVSRWLEDLPHCQVQGKPATRQRLLNALLALGGDEGSDYPATNPTLQLEYPVSVMVVDDHPGNLKLARVFLEELGAEVTACDSGSAALEAFREEDFDLVFMDIQMPGMDGKTTTAEMRTMENGSKHTPIVALTAHALENERRDLLDSGLDDYLSKPINEKQLRHTLEKWVLKTTRDDLIQQQEEPEPHNLEVFDAALARRRAGGRENLANEMLTMLLESLETDRPAISAAFDLGDDDTLLEKVHKLHGATRYCGTPRLEQAAKALEESLKTGQAREDFAPLVATLCDEICALEHYCQAPDVAG; encoded by the coding sequence GCTGATCAGTCACCTGCTGAACGTCCAGGAGAGTAACGCCGAGCGGCAACAGCTGATGACCGAGAGCTTCGCGGCTCAGCTGCAGAGCATACGCCCCAACGATACGCAGACCCAACGGGCGCTGCTGCGTGCGCTGCTTGAAGAAGACGATGTGCGCGCCGCCAATCTGGAGTTTTTCGATGGCCGTCCCCAGCAACATGCCGGCCCACGACTGCTCCCCACAGACAATGCCCGTCGGGACGCCAACGGCCGACTTGATACCGGTGAGAGCTGGCACATCAGCCGCGACATAAACCCGGGCAACCCGGCCACCCTGACCATTGAATTCACCCGCCAGGGCCAGTACGTCGCCATTCTGGAAAGCGTTGTCACCCTGATATTGATCATGCTCGCGGTGGTCATCGTGGCCATGATCCCGGCCCTGCGCTTTGGCCGGCAGTTGACTCTGCCCATCAACGACATGGTCTCGGCAGTCCAGCGTATCCGGGACGGCGACCTGTCCATGACCCTGCATTCCCACGCCAGAGGCGAACTGGCAGACCTGGAAACAGCCCTGCGCCAGATGGTGTCTGCCCTGGCAGACGCCCAGACCGAACTGCAACAGAACGTGGACCAGGCCACCCAGGACCTGCGCGAGACCCTGGAAACCATCGATATCCAGAACATCGAACTGGACATGGCCCGCAAGGAAGCGCTCAAGGCCAGTCAGATCAAGTCGGAATTCCTGGCCAACATGAGTCACGAAATTCGCACCCCGCTCAACGGCATCCTTGGCTTTACCAAGCTGCTGGGGCGCTCTGACATGACCCCGCGCCAGCAGGATTACCTCAACACCATCCACAAGAGCGCAGATTCCCTGCTGGCTATCATCAACGACATTCTCGACTTCTCGAAGATTGAGGCCGGCAAATTGTCCCTTGAGCACAGCCCGCTCAACCTGCACGACCTGATTGAAGATGTGCAGACCATGCTGGCGCCCATGGCGCAGGAGCGAGGCCTGGAGCAGGCGGCCATCATTTATTCCGATGTGCCCTTGAACCTGCTGGGTGATCCCCAGCGCATTCGTCAGGTACTGACCAACCTGATCAACAACGCCATCAAGTTCACCGAAAAGGGGTCCGTAGTCGTACGCGCCATGCTGGAAGAGAACCGTGGTGCGGAAGCAGTGATCAAGATGACGGTCACCGATACGGGCAGTGGCCTCAGACCGGAACAGCAGAAGACCCTGTTCAGTGCCTTTACCCAGGCAGATCAAAGCGCCCGGCGCCATGAAGGTGGCACGGGACTGGGCCTGGCCATCAGCAAGCGGCTGGTGGAAGGCATGGGCGGCGAGATCGGCATCGAGAGCAGCGAGGGGAAAGGGTCCACCTTCTGGTTCACCCTGCGGGCCGAGCGAGATCCCAGACAGCGCCCCTCCATGTTCACCGAGGAGCTCAAACACAAGACCGTCACCCTGGTGGAAACCGACGAGTATGGACGCCTGGGTCTCTACCACATGCTCAGCCACTGGCAGATGGAAATCCGCGAATACCACAGCCTTCAACACCTCATGGAAGCCGCGGACCAGGGCGAACTGCCACAGAGTGATTTTATGGTGGTGGGCGTGCCCAACCTGGATATCAGCCAGCAATTGCAGCAACAGGTCGACGATCTGGCTGCCCTGGGGCGGCCCATGCTGGTACTCAGCAACAACCCGGAAACGGTGTCGCGCTGGCTGGAAGACCTCCCTCACTGTCAGGTGCAGGGCAAACCGGCCACCCGCCAACGGCTGCTCAATGCCCTGTTGGCGCTGGGAGGCGATGAAGGCAGCGACTACCCGGCAACAAACCCCACCCTGCAACTCGAGTACCCGGTCTCTGTGATGGTTGTCGATGATCACCCCGGCAACCTGAAGCTGGCCCGGGTGTTCCTGGAAGAATTGGGAGCGGAAGTCACCGCTTGTGACAGTGGTAGCGCCGCGCTGGAAGCGTTCCGGGAAGAAGACTTTGACCTGGTCTTCATGGACATCCAGATGCCGGGTATGGACGGCAAGACCACCACGGCCGAAATGCGGACAATGGAAAACGGTAGCAAGCACACCCCCATCGTGGCCCTCACCGCCCATGCCCTTGAGAACGAACGCCGGGATCTGCTGGATAGTGGTCTGGACGACTATCTGAGCAAACCCATTAATGAAAAGCAGCTACGCCATACACTGGAAAAATGGGTACTCAAGACAACCCGGGACGACCTGATCCAGCAACAGGAAGAACCGGAGCCCCACAATCTGGAGGTATTTGATGCAGCCCTGGCCCGCCGCCGTGCCGGCGGCCGTGAAAACCTGGCCAATGAAATGCTGACCATGCTGCTGGAAAGCCTGGAGACGGACCGGCCAGCCATTTCGGCCGCGTTTGACCTGGGTGACGATGACACCTTGCTGGAAAAGGTGCACAAGCTCCATGGCGCCACCCGCTACTGCGGAACCCCCCGCCTGGAACAGGCCGCCAAAGCGCTTGAGGAGTCGCTGAAAACCGGCCAGGCCCGAGAAGACTTTGCTCCCCTGGTCGCCACGCTGTGCGATGAAATCTGTGCTCTGGAGCATTACTGCCAGGCTCCGGACGTGGCCGGCTAG
- the mnmH gene encoding tRNA 2-selenouridine(34) synthase MnmH gives MRDDTRDFLDLFLNDIPLMDVRAPVEFHKGAFPHATNLALINDDERHQIGICYKQHGQQAAIDLGNQLVSGAEREARMQAWQAWWQANPHGYLYCFRGGLRSQTTQAWLREAGIDAPLVTGGYKAMRSFLLEQLEQCIATLPFEILCGRTGCAKTRVIESQPHAVDLEGLAHHRGSAFGRRPGGQPSQIDFENALAIALIKMRHQQYPWVLLEDESKLIGRCHLPFSLQDKIKSRPRIIINETLASRVEVTLEDYVAGPLEEYRQHFGDEEALQRLGEELLSAMDRIKRRLGGLRHQQLRQQLQEALAVQAINGETELHREWIHSLLADYYDPMYDYMLSKREGEVLFEGGRDEVSAFLNERTATS, from the coding sequence ATGCGCGACGATACCCGTGATTTCCTCGACCTGTTTCTCAACGACATCCCGCTGATGGATGTTCGCGCGCCCGTGGAGTTCCACAAGGGCGCCTTCCCCCACGCCACCAATCTGGCCCTGATCAACGATGACGAACGTCATCAAATTGGCATCTGCTACAAACAGCACGGCCAACAGGCCGCTATCGACCTGGGCAACCAGCTGGTCAGCGGCGCAGAACGGGAAGCGCGCATGCAGGCCTGGCAGGCCTGGTGGCAGGCCAACCCGCACGGCTATCTGTATTGTTTTCGTGGCGGGCTGCGCAGCCAGACCACCCAGGCCTGGTTGCGCGAGGCGGGGATCGATGCGCCGTTGGTGACCGGTGGCTACAAGGCCATGCGCAGCTTCCTGCTGGAACAGCTGGAACAGTGCATCGCCACCCTGCCGTTCGAGATTCTTTGCGGCCGTACCGGTTGTGCCAAGACCCGTGTGATTGAATCACAGCCCCATGCCGTGGATCTTGAGGGGCTGGCCCACCATCGCGGTTCGGCATTCGGTCGTCGCCCGGGGGGCCAGCCCAGCCAGATCGATTTCGAAAATGCCCTGGCCATCGCCCTCATCAAGATGCGTCATCAGCAGTATCCATGGGTGCTGCTGGAAGACGAGAGCAAGCTCATTGGCCGTTGCCACCTGCCATTTTCCCTGCAGGACAAAATCAAGTCCCGCCCCCGCATCATCATCAATGAGACGCTGGCGTCCCGGGTGGAGGTAACCCTCGAAGATTATGTGGCCGGTCCACTGGAGGAATACCGGCAACACTTTGGGGACGAGGAAGCCCTTCAGCGGCTGGGTGAAGAATTGCTGTCGGCCATGGATCGAATCAAACGACGACTGGGCGGGCTCCGTCACCAGCAGCTGCGCCAACAACTGCAGGAAGCGCTGGCGGTTCAGGCAATCAACGGCGAAACCGAGCTGCATCGCGAGTGGATCCATTCCCTGCTGGCGGATTATTACGACCCCATGTACGACTACATGCTGTCGAAACGCGAAGGCGAGGTGCTTTTCGAGGGCGGTCGGGATGAAGTCAGCGCCTTTCTCAACGAGCGCACAGCCACTAGCTGA